In the genome of Coregonus clupeaformis isolate EN_2021a chromosome 11, ASM2061545v1, whole genome shotgun sequence, one region contains:
- the LOC121576852 gene encoding proprotein convertase subtilisin/kexin type 4-like: MTGRCMERAVIQQCAVGNSDGSCEECVYPLYVFESICLMSCLPHYYESDGNSTRSHRRCLRCHRNCHTCFGKQDTNCLDCPPYSTLDSRLGTCSPPVYPWDHRGKVTSGMERTAAVLGILMGGPLVILCVMWAITWMVSRAFLPCVAARNEVDSSTSHSSSEEARDVEMVVFSITEDQGENSERTSTFTNIPNTSLQEECDSLQST, translated from the exons ATGACAGGCCGTTGCATGGAGAGGGCAGTGATACAGCAATGTGCAGTGGGGAACTCTGATGGCAGCTGTGAAG AGTGTGTCTACCCATTGTACGTGTTTGAGAGCATCTGCCTGATGTCCTGTCTACCTCACTACTATGAGTCAGATGGAAACAGCACCCGCTCCCATCGGAGGTGCTTACGCTGCCATCGCAACTGCCACACTTGTTTTGGCAAACAGGACACAAACTGTCTGGACTGCCCTCCGTATTCCACCTTGGATTCTCGTCTTGGTACCTGTAGCCCCCCTGTCTACCCCTGGGACCACAGAGGTAAAGTGACCAGTGGCATGGAGCGGACGGCAGCAGTTCTTGGTATCTTGATGGGAGGGCCGCTGGTGATTTTGTGTGTCATGTGGGCGATTACATGGATGGTGAGCAGGGCGTTCCTACCATGTGTCGCTGCCAGGAACGAAGTGGACAGCAGCACCAGTCATAGCAGCAGTGAGGAGGCCAGGGATGTGGAGATGGTGGTCTTCAGTATTACAGAAGACCAGGGAGAGAACAGCGAGAGAACATCTACATTCACCAACATTCCCAATACTTCACTTCAAGAGGAATGTGACTCGCTTCAGTCAACATAA
- the LOC121576848 gene encoding transmembrane protein 79 — protein MTGRQATNPEDGKEIDSVKESISDIINQLQDIDPARLSFSPFLDLDTQISLAPVSDSPESSVEELHSSSHSVTGSHHSLEALPADQLVQLDSCHQQHSEGFKAERRPQEGKEGVQDGTISSLIATVHNLEDPVENCISTPNPASLRDIPNGTDTQRWSPESNNLESTIDEGQPLLGLPPESIELTMWSSQDQETCEAVPEVADKRRCCCCRCCQSGRVPAVCSVLASLLFTAGLLYALYFYIPIVAPDCPDMVSRLTFTLCCCAVAAFPVLLAMLIGAMCQFCTGSLNPAEALHRKPAIQQLFVSASMEQLFLYVLNLLVLATFLHQDHLRVVPILTGVFVGGRLIYWLCFHMCSPWRGFGSGLTVFPLLAMVAFNLYCLYDLSLRQLLFGSEDILYYQTTPSSWPLEVSQSPSGKSDSVIPTDILETQ, from the exons ATGACGGGGCGTCAAGCCACCAACCCAGAAGATGGCAAAGAGATTGACAGTGTGAAGGAGTCCATCAGTGACATCATCAATCAACTGCAGGATATTGACCCTGCCAGGCTGTCATTCTCTCCATTCCTAGACCTAGACACCCAGATCTCTTTAGCACCAGTGTCTGACAGTCCTGAATCTTCAGTGGAGGAGCTCCACTCCTCTTCTCACTCAGTCACTGGCTCTCACCACTCCCTGGAAGCCCTGCCAGCCGATCAACTTGTCC AGCTTGATTCCTGCCACCAGCAACACAGCGAGGGCTTCAAAGCAGAGCGAAGACCGcaagaggggaaagagggagttCAGGATGGAACTATTTCAAGTCTGATTGCTACAGTGCACAATTTGGAAGACCCGGTGGAAAACTGCATCAGCACTCCAAATCCAGCCTCTCTGAGAGACATTCCCAAtggcacagacacacagagatggAGTCCAGAATCCAACAATCTGGAGTCCACCATTGATGAAGGCCAACCGTTGCTCGGCTTGCCACCGGAGAGCATAGAGTTGACTATGTGGAGTTCCCAAGATCAAGAGACTTGTGAGGCTGTCCCAGAGGTGGCAGACAAGAGACGGTGCTGCTGCTGTAGATGTTGCCAAAGTGGCCGCGTTCCTGCTGTGTGCTCAGTCCTGGCCTCCCTTCTGTTTACTGCGGGGCTTCTCTATGCACTCTATTTCTACATTCCCATAGTTGCCCCAGACTGCCCTGACATGGTCAGCCGCCTCACTTTCACACTTTGCTGCTGTGCCGTAGCTGCTTTCCCCGTCTTGTTGG CTATGCTGATTGGTGCTATGTGCCAGTTCTGCACTGGGTCTTTGAATCCAGCTGAGGCTCTCCACAGAAAACCGGCCATTCAGCAGCTGTTTGTCTCTGCGTCTATGGAGCAGTTGTTTCTCTACGTTCTCAATCTGTTGGTTCTGGCTACATTCCTGCATCAAGACCATCTGAGGGTGGTGCCCATTTTGACTGGAGTTTTCGTTGGAGGGAG GCTTATCTACTGGCTCTGCTTCCACATGTGTAGCCCCTGGAGAGGCTTTGGATCGGGGCTTACTGTTTTCCCACTCCTTGCCATGGTGGCTTTCAATCTGTACTGTCTGTACGACTTGAGCCTCAGACAACTGCTCTTTGGGTCGGAGGACATACTCTATTATCAGACCACCCCTTCATCCTGGCCTCTGGAGGTGTCACAGAGCCCCAGTGGCAAATCAGATAGTGTCATACCCACGGATATCTTGGAAACGCAGTAA
- the ctdspl3 gene encoding CTD small phosphatase-like protein 3, which translates to MRLRSRRIADPSPAQFNGRRSSKRGAQSVTPEKDEDVQQPDDQSLYPDDDIPTATKRPLVQGRGRKRVAAPAYEDREDLGFKTPVNVHHHRVLSELNPSSPLNSTVRNIYSPVVRFLTPTKENARTPSSDVMSPEQCVFGYGSISLLAGDEDDDDVFSPFTFIKNIPSKSQQSKPCVRDIPPKTRSTPQATLVLDLDETLMYSSLNGIEDAEYTFRTCFQDNQYKVYMILRPHVKEFLEAMTKHFEMFVYTSAKKEYAEKILDILDPKRRLFRHRLYQQDCTCVLGHYVKDLGVLERDLAKTVVLDNAPHTYPYHLMNMLPIKSWSGDKEDKELQKLIPYLERVSGTDDCREVLKRRTDHFHRLLSED; encoded by the exons ATGAGACTTCGGTCTCGAAGAATTGCTGACCCTTCACCAGCACAGTTTAACGGTCGGCGGTCCTCGAAGAGAGGCGCGCAGAGCGTAACTCCGGAAAAG GATGAAGATGTACAACAGCCAGACGACCAGTCACTCTACCCTGATGATGATATCCCCACCGCTACAAAGCGCCCTCTTGTTCAAGGGCGTGGGAGGAAAAGGGTGGCAGCCCCTGCCTATGAAGACAGAGAAG ATCTGGGCTTCAAGACCCCCGTTAATGTGCACCATCACCGGGTGCTGTCGGAGCtaaacccctcctctcccctcaatTCCACTGTGCGAAATATCTACTCCCCCGTGGTCCGGTTCCTCACACCTACCAAGGAAA ATGCGAGAACCCCCAGCAGTGATGTGATGAGCccagagcagtgtgtgtttggCTATGGTTCCATCAGCCTTCTCGCTGGAGATGAGGACGACGATGACGTTTTCAGCCC CTTTACCTTCATCAAGAACATTCCATCCAAGTCCCAGCAATCCAAACCGTGCGTACGAGACATCCCACCTAAGACGAGGAGTACGCCCCAAGCCACCCTAGTTTTAGATCTG GATGAAACCCTCATGTACAGCTCTCTGAACGGGATTGAGGATGCAGAGTACACCTTCCGCACATGCTTCCAGGACAATCAGTACAAA GTCTACATGATTCTACGACCACATGTGAAAGAATTTCTGGAAGCCATGACAAAACATTTTGAG ATGTTTGTTTATACATCTGCAAAGAAAGAATATGCAGAGAAAATACTGGACATCTTGGACCCAAAGAGAAGGCTGTTCCG ACACCGTTTGTATCAACAGGACTGTACCTGTGTTCTTGGGCACTATGTCAAGGATTTGGGCGTACTTGAGAGGGACCTTGCTAAGACGGTGGTTTTGGACAACGCTCCACACACATACCCCTACCAT CTGATGAATATGCTTCCCATCAAGAGCTGGTCTGGGGATAAGGAGGACAAAGAACTTCAAAAGCTCATCCCGTATCTTGAGAGAGTGTCAGGAACA GATGATTGCCGGGAAGTACTGAAGAGGAGGACAGACCACTTTCACAGACTGCTCTCTGAGGATTGA